Part of the Hydrogenoanaerobacterium saccharovorans genome, CTGTGGCAGGCAGAAGCAATAGAGCCGTTTGATTTTAAGCTGTTTAACGAGCAGAAATATGACGAAGCGGTACAGGCAAAAAACGATGCCGAAAATATTTCTATGGTGCTGTATCCCAACGATGATACACCCAAGGGCAAAGTACTTCGCTTAAAGCAGCAGTATTTTTTCTGCAGTGCTTCACTAAAAGATATTTTACGCAGTTATAAGGCGGTGTACGGCAACGATTTTTCAAAGTTTGCCGATTGTTATGCTATCCAGCTTAACGATACTCACCCTGTTATTGCCATCCCCGAGCTCATACGTTTGCTCGTAGATTATGAGAAACTGGATTTTAATCTTGCGCTGAGCATTGCTCAAAAAACGTTCTCTTACACCAACCATACCATTATGCCGGAGGCTATGGAAAAATGGAGCAGTGAGTTAATGAAGCAGGTTGTTCCACGCGTGTACGAGATTATGAAGATGATCAACGAACATCTTCTGCGCACATTGAGCGAAAAAGGTTTGCATCGCGGCGAACTGATTGACCATATGATTATCAGCAAAGACATGGTGCATATGGCACGATTGGCGGTGTATGTTTGCCACAAAACCAATGGCGTTGCACGCATTCATACCGAAATACTCAAGGCGCGCACTTTGCATGAGTGGTATAAATTGTACCCCGAGCGTTTTATAAATAAAACCAATGGTGTTACCCAACGCCGTTGGATGGGGCTTTGTAACCCCAAACTTTCGGCTTTTATTACCGAATTGCTGGGCGGTGACGGGTGGCTTACCGACCTTACTCTTTTAAAAGGATTGGAACAGTTTGCAAATGACAATCAGGTGCTCGACCGCTTTATGAGTATTAAGGCAGAGAATAAACAGCTGCTGTGCGATTTTATAAAACGCCATGATGGTGCTTCTCTTAACCCCGATTTTATTTTTGATATTCAAGTAAAGCGTCTGCATGAATACAAGCGACAGCTGCTCAATGCTTTTTCGATTGTTGACATCTACTTTGGATTGAAGGACGGACGAATCAAAGATTTTAACCCAACCGCGTTTCTGTTCGGTGCAAAAGCTGCCCCCGGTTATTATCGCGCCAAGGGAATTATCAAGTATATCGGCGAAATTGCAAAGCTTGTAAATAACGACCCGGAAGTGAACGGCAAGATTGCTGTTGTGTTTGTGCAAAACTATAATGTTTCGTATGCCGAAAAACTCATCCCCGCTGCAAATGTTTCTGAGCAAATTTCAACCGCAGGCACCGAGGCAAGCGGAACAGGCAATATGAAACTGGCACTGAACGGTGCAGTGACATTGGGTACCTACGATGGCGCAAATGTTGAAATTGTAGAGCAGGCAGGGGAAGACAACAACTATATTTTTGGTCTGCGTGTAGAGGATATTGAAAAAATAAGTCCAAATTACAACCCCAAAGAGCTGTACGAAAAGAACCTTCGTATTAAGCGCGTGGTGGATACTCTTGTGGACGGCACGTTTGAGGATGGTGGAACGGGTGCATTTCAAGATTTGTATGACAGTTTGTTGAAAGGTGCTTCGTGGCACCAACCCGATCAATATTATCTGCTTGCTGATTTTGAAAGCTATATCGCCGCAAAATTGCGTGTTAACCGCGATTACGGCGATAAATACGCCTTTGCAAAAAAATGCTTTCTTAATATTGCACGCTGCGGTATGTTTTCATCCGACCGCCCCATCAAAGAATACGCAAGCGAAATTTGGAATATTAAACCCTGTAAATAGCAAAAAGCTCCGATTTAATATCGGAGCTTTTCTATGAGTTTATCTCATTTTGCGATAAAAATCTTTCATGTCTTTTTTTACGTCATCAGCAAGATGATGCCATCGGATGCCTTGTATAGCACCCTCTAAACCGCACAATCTATTGTAACAGGCAGAAGGGTCTATCGCCTTGATTTTTAGCCAAGCCTGCTTGCTGCCGATTGCTTTAAGCTGCTCGGCTGTTTCGATGCCTGCTTGGTTTAACTGCGTTTCCACAACCGTTCCGATGTTCGGCAACTTTGCCAGTTCCCCCATATGGCTTCCTCCATAGATTTTTTTGTATTATAAAATCCTGTATTTCGAAACAAAATCACTTTCTTTCAGCATATGCAGGGTACGTTCAAGCATCACGCCTTCGCGGGGTTCAGTGCCGTAGCTGAAAGTTGTTTTTATAGCAGTTTCAACAAATTGCGTTGCGCGGCTCATTGCAATGGGTAAGCTGTCGCCGCTTAAAAAACCACCGGTAAGTACGCTTGCAAAAATATCACCCGTACCGGGGTACGAAACGGGCACATAATCGCAGTCGACACACCAAAACGCAGTACGCTCTTTGTCGTAGCCAATGTTGCTCATGGTGCCTACCGCCATATTTACACCTGTAATAACAACAAAACGCGGTCCTTTTTCTGCAAGGCGCACAAGCATGCTTTTCGCCAAACTTTGTGTCAGGGGCTCAAAGATATAAGGCTCACCAAGCAAAATACATGCTTCGGTTAAGTTTGGTGTTATAATATCTGCAACCGCAGCCAGCTCAATCATGCGGCGCTGCATGGTTGCGGTATAGGTTTTATATGGTTTGCCGTGGTCGCCCATAACAGGGTCCACTACCGATAACGCATTGGGATAAGCAGCAAAAAAATCGAGGCAATGGTCAATTTGCGCTTCGCTGCCCAGAAAACCCGAGTAGATACATTCAAACTCTAAATCAAGCCGTTTATAATGTTCCAGCGCAGGTATGGTATAGTCGGTGAGGTCGCGAAATTCTACTTCGCCAAAACCGCCCGTATGGGTAGAGAGAACGGCGGTGGGTACAGGGCAAACCTGCACACCCATTGCAGACAATACAGGTAAAATTACTGTAAGTGAGCATCGCCCAAAACCCGATAAATCATGAATAGCAGCAACTCTCTGCGGCCTTTTATACATAAAATCACTCCGAATATGTTTAAACTTGCAATCTGATTATAATGCACATCTATAAAAAAAACAAATTATTTCATTAAAAAATAAAATTTCATTGCAAAATTTAACTGGGTTATTGCAACGATACCTGCAAACAATAAAACAGCAAAGTAATTTGCGCAAATTTTTGCATGGGAGGCGACTACCGTGAACAATAACAGTAAAGTTACAGGTGCCGCTATCACCGGTGTATGTGTGGCAATGGCTGCAGGTACAGCGGCTTATATGATGGCAGGTAAAAATCGTAAAAAAATCAACACAAAAAGAATGAAAAAGACAGCCGGAAAAGCAATACGCGCAGTTGGCGATGTTGTCGACAACTTTTCCAATTATATGCGTTAATGCAAAAAGGGGCAGAATTTTTTAAATTCTGTCCCTTTTTCTGTTTAGCGCAACACAAGATAAACATAAGTTTTATTGTTTTGATTCAGTGCGCAAGTTGAGCCGCCTGTAATGTTGTTACCGTGGTTCTGCACTGTAAAACCTGTATTGGTAACCGATATTCCAAGGCTTGCACCCAAAGGCGTGTAAAATGCCGCATAAACATTATTGGTATCAAATGTTTGTTTGTATTCGTTTAGGGTACGGTCGGCGGTAAATAATATTATTATGCGCGGCTTGAACCCAAGTTCAACAGTTCGGTTGAATGTAGAGTTACCGATATAACTGCCAACAATAAAAACTCCGTTGTTCCATGCTTTGCGTTCATCGTCAGAGATGTGAACAGATGTATTTTGAACATGGCTTCTTATATTATTGTCTATGTTTATATTATCCTGATTAAAATCGTCGCGTTTGGGTTTATCACTGCCCAGCCACTGGTTTAAATTTAAAAAAGGTGTTTTGTGCGTGCTTGGCATATATTTTATGCTCCCCCTTCAAAAATACTTGCACCATCAATATCCAGTTTTGCCCAAGGTACATCTTTGCTGTCAAATTCATCAAAAGTGACATCGCACTGGTCAAACTGATTCCATGTAAAATTACCTATTTCAAAATCTGCGTCTAAATGAGCGGGCAGCATCTGCCGTACATCTTCTATTACTTCATCCATATTGCTAAAGTCGCTGATGTAACCGTCTTCGACAATGCGAATGCGCTCGTTTGCAATGTCTTCTTCAATTTTTGCATTCAACCCTGCCGCACGCACAGAATTCAGCATACCTTTTAGGTTATAATCGTTTGGTGCTACCGCCAAACGGTAAATCAACAACTCGCGGCGCTTTGCAATGTTGCTGAGCGGGCGCAGCCAAAGCTGCATCATCTGCTCGCGCAAAATAAGGCCATAGCTTTTGCTGGTTTGAATAAAACTTTCTTCCCATAGTGTATCAAGCTTATTTTCAATCAATGCAAACCCTGCATTGTAAGCGGCCAGTTCCGCATCAATAAAACTGCCACAGTTTAGGCGGTAAAGGCAAAGCGGACGCAGTAAACGGGCAATCGATTCTATACTTTTCGTCATATTACGACCGCCATTCTACTAATTGTAGTCGAATCAAGGGTAAAAAGCACGTCACTCTCTGCCTGTATATCTTTCACAGGGGTTATTAGTTTATAATTGTATAAGCCTTCAATATGGTAAAGTGCATCCAAAACGCCTGCCAGCAAAAGATTTTGCCCCACGCGCAGTGCATGAAAATATTCGGTTAGTTTGTGCTCACAGGCGGCTTTCAAATGCTCGTAATTTACACCGCTTGCGCCTGCAATCTCCAATGTAATATCTACAGGATGGAGACGCGCATTGGCAACGGTTACATCTACGTTAATTTCTTTTACATCGGTAAGCTGTTTTTGAATTTCTGTTACCAATGCATCGGGTACCGGGGCACCAACTCCCGCTACATATACACCTACGGTTCCTCTTCCGTTTACGCGCGGTACCACCTTGGCAGACGCAACACCGTCAAAGCCCATTGCAAAATCGTAGTAAAATGCAGCGTTGGTACCGTTGCTGATCGTGGCAAAACTGCTCATTAGGCGCGCACGCAACTGTTTATCCGTTTCTCTGTCTGAGCCGCCGGTAAATGCAATGGGGTTGGTTACGCTCGAAATTGCT contains:
- a CDS encoding glycogen/starch/alpha-glucan phosphorylase, which produces MINKEKFLSELQTALETEYQTTLQHATANQLHCALGKWANGELYKNWCESRHNHANAKRAFYFSAEFLMGRLVFNDLYNMGVLDEVRDILAEKGADITMLEQIEDAALGNGGLGRLAACYLDSAATHNLPLDGYGIRYKYGLFKQRIVDGCQKETADDWQCQGDPWSLRCTADTVSVEFGDQTVNAVPYDMAVVGYRTTNVNTLRLWQAEAIEPFDFKLFNEQKYDEAVQAKNDAENISMVLYPNDDTPKGKVLRLKQQYFFCSASLKDILRSYKAVYGNDFSKFADCYAIQLNDTHPVIAIPELIRLLVDYEKLDFNLALSIAQKTFSYTNHTIMPEAMEKWSSELMKQVVPRVYEIMKMINEHLLRTLSEKGLHRGELIDHMIISKDMVHMARLAVYVCHKTNGVARIHTEILKARTLHEWYKLYPERFINKTNGVTQRRWMGLCNPKLSAFITELLGGDGWLTDLTLLKGLEQFANDNQVLDRFMSIKAENKQLLCDFIKRHDGASLNPDFIFDIQVKRLHEYKRQLLNAFSIVDIYFGLKDGRIKDFNPTAFLFGAKAAPGYYRAKGIIKYIGEIAKLVNNDPEVNGKIAVVFVQNYNVSYAEKLIPAANVSEQISTAGTEASGTGNMKLALNGAVTLGTYDGANVEIVEQAGEDNNYIFGLRVEDIEKISPNYNPKELYEKNLRIKRVVDTLVDGTFEDGGTGAFQDLYDSLLKGASWHQPDQYYLLADFESYIAAKLRVNRDYGDKYAFAKKCFLNIARCGMFSSDRPIKEYASEIWNIKPCK
- a CDS encoding pyridoxamine kinase, which encodes MYKRPQRVAAIHDLSGFGRCSLTVILPVLSAMGVQVCPVPTAVLSTHTGGFGEVEFRDLTDYTIPALEHYKRLDLEFECIYSGFLGSEAQIDHCLDFFAAYPNALSVVDPVMGDHGKPYKTYTATMQRRMIELAAVADIITPNLTEACILLGEPYIFEPLTQSLAKSMLVRLAEKGPRFVVITGVNMAVGTMSNIGYDKERTAFWCVDCDYVPVSYPGTGDIFASVLTGGFLSGDSLPIAMSRATQFVETAIKTTFSYGTEPREGVMLERTLHMLKESDFVSKYRIL
- a CDS encoding baseplate J/gp47 family protein; the encoded protein is MATYEQILTAMQQEYHKQTGFFADDASDIGIRLKVLATQLSTLDEHLESLKTQVFPQTATDLQLDYHAQTRGLQRKKATVSLGVLRFSRETPAPSDIIIPAGVVCSVGKSDTDLNLRFETTEQGVIPVGFTYVDIPAQSSEGGTLANTAPGAVTVMITPVQAISSVTNPIAFTGGSDRETDKQLRARLMSSFATISNGTNAAFYYDFAMGFDGVASAKVVPRVNGRGTVGVYVAGVGAPVPDALVTEIQKQLTDVKEINVDVTVANARLHPVDITLEIAGASGVNYEHLKAACEHKLTEYFHALRVGQNLLLAGVLDALYHIEGLYNYKLITPVKDIQAESDVLFTLDSTTISRMAVVI
- a CDS encoding DUF2313 domain-containing protein; the protein is MTKSIESIARLLRPLCLYRLNCGSFIDAELAAYNAGFALIENKLDTLWEESFIQTSKSYGLILREQMMQLWLRPLSNIAKRRELLIYRLAVAPNDYNLKGMLNSVRAAGLNAKIEEDIANERIRIVEDGYISDFSNMDEVIEDVRQMLPAHLDADFEIGNFTWNQFDQCDVTFDEFDSKDVPWAKLDIDGASIFEGGA
- a CDS encoding TfoX/Sxy family protein, with translation MGELAKLPNIGTVVETQLNQAGIETAEQLKAIGSKQAWLKIKAIDPSACYNRLCGLEGAIQGIRWHHLADDVKKDMKDFYRKMR